The DNA window TCACCTCTATGGATAATCTGTCGCCTACCATTATGATGATACATAATCATTTTGAAAGTGCGGTATTTGTACAGCGTACGCCGTACTTTAACATCGGATTTTGTTGCCTATGTAATATCGAAACCTTTGGACGATGGTGTAAGACTACGTTAATCAATGAGGTCAAGAACCAGTCACTATGTCGGTGGTTTCCTCCACTGTAGTGTATTCAAAGACGGATGTCTTCTCCGTTTTGATACGAGAGCTTATTGCGTAAATGAGGCCCAGAGCGAGAAGCAGAGCTAAAATCGGATCGACCCACGGTGAAATCGTCCGTGAGCTAAGCGCAATAAAGGAAATGAGTAGGCCAACCAAATAGATGGCCGTAAAGCCCGAACCAACCATCATCCACCCATGTGTATGGCGTTGGACACGGCTTTGATGGATATCGTCCCGATTGTGCATTCGCCACAGAAATACCAAAGACGTAATATTGTCGAGGACAAATTCGAAGATGAGGAAAAACCCAGCTGCCGATAGCAAGATGTTGAAAAACACACTAAGCGAACTAACGAATAACTGTAGTGTCATCACCGCCCACGCAGTGATGAAGATGACCCATGTAGCAAAGGCGGGAATACCACGTTGGTTCAGCTTGCCAAACGACTTCGCAATCATGCCATCACGGCCCATCGCAAATACACCACGAATAAGGATATACGCCGTCAACCAAAGCGATCCAGCCGTAGATGCAAGAATCGGAACAAGAATCCAGACCGAGGCATGAGGCGGCATGAATGGCTGCAATCTTTGCGCCCAGAGGACCATTGGTGCAGTCGAGTTAGCGAGCAGATGACGCGGTGTCTCGAACAAAATCAATGGAACAAAAATCAAATAAATGACTAGTGCAAAGATAGCTCCAATGATGCCACCGAGACCCGGATCTCGATCTGGTTGGGTGGATTCCTCTGAAGCATAGCTGTCAATCTCCCAGCCATCCATGATGGTACTCGCGACAATCATCGTCAAAAGAATACCGCCTGGGTGAAATCCATAGCCGCCAACTGGCACATGAATGTGCGGAAATGCCAAGATGCCAAAGACCGCAAACACTGATAGAAAGATAATCTCGATGACGAAAAAAATCTGTGTAATGCGAGCCGTTGGCCGTGCTCCTTGTAACAACGGAACGATTGCAAAAGTCATCCAGAACGATCCAACAAGAAATTCGAGCCAGGAACTTGGGTTGGCAGATGGGTCGATTAAGGCCAATGTATATTGTGCTGCTGGGACGAGAATGGGTGGGATAGAACTAAAATACGCAAGTATTAGAATCCAACCTTGAAAACGCGCAACCCGCGGACCAAACACACGACGAGACCAGTGGTACGAGGCACCCGCATGCGGAAAATGCCGATTTAACACGCGAAACGTATAGGACGAAATGAGAAACGGCAAAGCGAGAAGCAGAATTCCCAAAATGCTATAGACGCCGCTGTAACCAACCATAACCCCAGTAGTCGCGGAAATGCTAAACGCGGGCGCAACACTAGAAATGGAGAGGCTACTCAAGTCGAACAACGAAAACGTCTGGCGCAATCTTCTGGATGGCTTGCGGCTTTGAGACTCTAAATTGACAGGTAGTGTCATGACTCCGCTCCTCCAGAGATATCATGAAAGCGAGAAAATTGGTAGGGACGAAGTAAATCTGGGAGTGGCGCGGGATATCCGAGCTCTCTTGTCTCTTCTGCCCAAGCGAGCAACTCTTGATAGGGCTCGTCCGTGACAAGTCCACCAAACCAAAATTGGCCGTCAGCAGTCAAAATGCTAACGACATTTAAAATATCGCACGGCCCGAGACAACCGCTGATGGTCAACTGTACGGTCTTTAACAACTTCCGTTCTTTCCAACTCTTCTTTAGCCAGTCGAGCGGAATAGGTGGCTTGTTCTTATCAATTCGTCCGCAACAGCAACCCGCGCAAACGACCACCTGCGCGAGCACTCTCCGCTTTGTTATGGGTGTCGTTAACACACTTTCTATTTGGTTCATTTTTCAACCTCCCTAGATTATGAGCATACGAAAAAGCCCCGACGAGGCTCATCGGAACTTGGGTACAAGATTTTAGACAGCAAGGCAAACCAATTGCTGTATTTCCCTGTACACCGTTTCCCTTCCTCGAAGGAATTGGCGAACAAACTAGGTAGGTCTCCTGACTCCTGATCATCGTGTTTATTTCGCCTTCCCCGACAAAGTCGAGTGACGTGATGAAATAACACTACTCAGTTACAGTGGCGGGACCGTTCGGGATTTGCACCCGATTCCCTGTTATCCCTGATGGGCACCTAGTTGTTACTTTTAAAGTTATAGCTTCGAACGATCATTACGATCATTATTATTCGTCATTCGAAGTTGAAATCCTTTTAATAATTAGTTGAACGGTGTTTCTGCTGAGTCAAAATGCCCGAAAACTGACGGTATTGCCTGTCCATGGATTGCTAGATATAATGGCCACAACTTAGACACGTTCGTTGTTAGTTTTTGATCTCGTTGTTCACGTGCATGTCTCTATTGAGGTCAACTTGTTGCTTGTGGTATCCTAAGTGTTTTTCTATTTTCGTACTGGCCCAAGCTCCTGAAATCGTGGTATAGAGCCCACGGTATCTAGGTGAAAAACGTTTATGGGGATTGCGACAGAGAAAGGGTGTTGACGAGTCGCGATCACCACGCATGAGCTTCTTAAACCTGTTCAGCGGTGAGTAAAGTTAACTGAGTTCAGTCCTTTCCAAGAATCAAGGAATTCTGTTACCACCACGATTGATTTTACAACTGTTTGGTTTCACGCCGCTGTGAACTTACACTGAATTTACTCA is part of the Ferroacidibacillus organovorans genome and encodes:
- a CDS encoding APC family permease, with the protein product MTLPVNLESQSRKPSRRLRQTFSLFDLSSLSISSVAPAFSISATTGVMVGYSGVYSILGILLLALPFLISSYTFRVLNRHFPHAGASYHWSRRVFGPRVARFQGWILILAYFSSIPPILVPAAQYTLALIDPSANPSSWLEFLVGSFWMTFAIVPLLQGARPTARITQIFFVIEIIFLSVFAVFGILAFPHIHVPVGGYGFHPGGILLTMIVASTIMDGWEIDSYASEESTQPDRDPGLGGIIGAIFALVIYLIFVPLILFETPRHLLANSTAPMVLWAQRLQPFMPPHASVWILVPILASTAGSLWLTAYILIRGVFAMGRDGMIAKSFGKLNQRGIPAFATWVIFITAWAVMTLQLFVSSLSVFFNILLSAAGFFLIFEFVLDNITSLVFLWRMHNRDDIHQSRVQRHTHGWMMVGSGFTAIYLVGLLISFIALSSRTISPWVDPILALLLALGLIYAISSRIKTEKTSVFEYTTVEETTDIVTGS
- a CDS encoding (2Fe-2S) ferredoxin domain-containing protein, coding for MNQIESVLTTPITKRRVLAQVVVCAGCCCGRIDKNKPPIPLDWLKKSWKERKLLKTVQLTISGCLGPCDILNVVSILTADGQFWFGGLVTDEPYQELLAWAEETRELGYPAPLPDLLRPYQFSRFHDISGGAES